The following is a genomic window from Neodiprion virginianus isolate iyNeoVirg1 chromosome 1, iyNeoVirg1.1, whole genome shotgun sequence.
ATTTTGAGGAAATTTGGAGCATAATACGATCGATACAGTATAATAAAGATGCGTGTCTCAATGCTGCGAAGACGCCATTGTATTACGATGCACTGAAATTGGTACAATGGTAATATGTACCATCGTGTAGGTACAGAACGACAACCGTCCTCCTCGGTTGACGGACCTAGGAATTGCGTCGATAATCACTTTTCGTAATTAATTTTAGGATTGGAGACTGTCATCAAGTCTTtcggtttgaaaattgactGTCGTAATACCTAACGCCTCTTACAGCTACGCGCTACGCCACTACGGCTACCTATCGGGACTGGGCTTAATTAAGATAATGTTCAAGCTCCGAAGTTGACATTTGGCGATGAGACTTATATTCGATACAAGCCCGAACGCCAGTCATTTTTATTGACGTCCCTCGGAGAAATACATCTTTAATTTCTCCGCAATATCACCAAGATTATACTGTCAGTGACGTGGCAGTAATATACAGCTTTACTCTGAAGTTTTCCCAGATGAAGTgcaatcaatttattattacccAGATTGTTCACTATTGAGTTAATTGCATTCGACCACCATGATTGTATTTCACACCATGTACTCGAGTATTTCAtgaaattatcatttcatttaAACGGCAGCTCAATTTACACAAAGTTATTTATAATCGCGTGCACAATGAATGATTTTAATGGACAGATTAAAGACGTCAAACATTGTTTCCAAACAATGAGTACCTCGCTGTCACTTTTAACATACATACGTCCTAGGTAGGTTCGCAAGAACGGCGCAATTGTTATTGGTCGATTTAGAATGGGTGGGGGCATCATTTTTAAGTTATCTAGGGATTACTAATCTTTGAAATATCTTACAGGTAGGTATATATTGCCGCACACTATGCAGTCTGGTTCAATTAAATACCTCTGTGGTCTAGTACGTGTCGTACTGCCGTATGGACTGTAGAACGTTGATTCACGAGTACTATTCAACAAGTTGAGTGTTAAGAATTCCTGCTTGGAATAATTTCGGTAACAAGGACGCGTATTCGTAACACCTCAAAATGGTTGGTGCAATTGGATTGGTGGAGGTACTGTGCGCTGTGGCAGTAATCTTAACAGGTGTCTGGTACTACCTCGTATCAAATTACAACTTCTGGAAGGAGCGCGGGGTTCCAGGTCCGGAGCCCGAgataatttttggaaatataaAGGATATCGCGCTCGGAAAGGAATTCTTTGGATTGTCCTTAAAGAAAATGTGCGATCCATTTCCCGATGCTCCTTTGGTAGGCATATACGCACGTAGCCAGCCTGTACTTTTGGTGCGCGATCCTGATCTGGTCAAGGACGTGATGATTAAGGATTTTTCTAACTTTTCGGACAGAGGCATTGAGATacacgaaaaatttgaaccgtTCGACCTGAATCTGTTCAATTTAGAACCGACGAGGTGGCGACCTCTTCGTTCCAAATTATCACCAGCGTTCACTTCGGGTAAAATGAAGCACATGTTCACTCTGATGACTGAGTGCGCGGAGCACTTTGAAATGTACGTAGATACCCTCGTCGAGAAGGGAAAACCGATAGACTGCCGTGAAATTACTGCCAAGTTCACCACGGACGTGATCGGGAGCTGCGCTTTCGGCCTGCAGATGAACGCCATAGCCGATGATGACAGCGAGTTTAGgaaaatgggaagaaaaatttttcaggcGAACCTGAGGAACCGAATTCTCGGTGCATTGCGGATAGCAGCACCGTGGCTCTTTAAATTACTGGGAATTCCTAAACTTTCGAATGATATTACGGGATTCTTCACTACGTCGTTGAAGCAAACTATGGATCACCGAATGAAGAATAATATTCCAAGAGGAGACCTCGTTGACATTCTCATAGACATAAAGAAGAACACGGGAAAGTCTGATTTCGGTGGGATATTCACGCTCAATTTGTATTCGTATTGTAACTCATTCGtaactttgttgaaaaaagaaaaaatacactaTTCATCGAGCAGACAACAACGAGTAATCTATTTTCGAATGCTCCTACGTCATGCTAATTCTTTCTTCATTCGAGTACTACGGTATTCAAAAGTAACCACATAGCGGTGTCCCGTAATTCCCGCATCGTAAGTTGAATTTATATGTATGAATGATATGTAATCAGCGTCCTCAAAATACAGCGGTTATAACCaagttttaataaaatcaaataattttttgcatttcgaATAGCCATATTGGTTTGAATTTCCGAATTTTTAGGTTCGATTCGTAATCAGAGATATCAAGAACTcccattttttgaatttttaatcaataagAGGTAAggaaatatgtatatttcaaaTGGGTGAATAACTTGCTCACTGTTGCATCATGCGTAGCTTCGTCAATATGCGCGATAGAGAAAGATGGCTTATCTCTGACTATCCTCATGCTTCATGCACAACAGCACTACGGGCTTACAACGCTCGAATTACGGGACATCTTGTACGGTATTTACGTATATAGAGACCGTATTTTGAGTAGTTTTACCTGAGAATCTGAGAGCTATTCGTATCATTCGTACATACTTACAACAAGGTGAcactgatttatttattcgttacCTGTTCGGTATATCCCAGTCACACTCGATGATTCTGCATTTTTCTCACTTAGGTTCATGTATCTAATCTTTACAGAGCTCTTTGACAATGTTTAATGCTCAAATTAGATACGTTATTCTTTgaactgaagaaaaaatgtggGGTATTATCACGTTATCACTACGTGTTCGCGGCatgataaaaattactttcataCGATTGCAGAGCTGTCTGATGCGCTAATAACCGCTCAGGCCTTTGTGTTTTTCGTTGCTGGTTTTGAGACTTCGTCAACGACCATCAGCCATGCTTTACTGGAGCTTGCCCAAAACCACGACATACAGGAAAGACTACGacgagaaataaaacaaacactTGACGAGAATAATGGAAGCATCACGTACGATAGTGTCAAACAAATGAAGTATCTAGACATGGTGTTCCAAGGTACTACCCACAGTCCTTacgatcggataaaaattgtaacgaatgATTGATTGTAGGGAAAAGACGGGACCCTCGTGTTatgattgatattttttcagaaacacTCAGGCTGAGACCGCCGGTTACTTTTCATTTGCGAAAAGCAATGTCCGATTACACTTTCAGGGGCACAAAAGTCACGATTCCGAAAGGGCAGCGGGTGTGGATCCCGGTCTGGGATATTCAGCAGAACCCAGAATATTATCCAAATCCGGAAGTCTTCGATCCCGAACGGTTCACGGATGAGATGGTCAAAGCCAGACATCCGATGACGTATATACCTTTTGGCGACGGACCCAGAAATTGCATCGGTAGGTCACTCTTTATTCTTTCACATTCAAATGGCAGTCCGTGTTATACGACGCCGATTTGTTTGCtcatgaattattttccataattGCCGGATACTTATGCTTGTTACAGGTGCTCGCTTCGGTATTTATCAAACGAAATTGGGATTGGTCAAGATATTACGTAAGTTCAAAGTTGAGGTATGCGATGAAACTCGGATTCCGTACAAGCCCGATCCTAAATCGCTCCTGCTCACCCCCCTCGGAGGAACATTCCTTAAATTCTCCAAAATTATCTAACTTAAAACAATAGTAATTTACCTACTTACAATTGGTAGTACATGATTACGTTAATTCTTGTATTGCTCGTCAGGCTCTTCATTTTAATTGTGCGTGATAAGCTTAATTCGTGATTTTTATCACATCTACCTGCAACGGTAGAATTATTGGATTTTACTACGTGAAGTACGAAGTAGCATTGTGGACAaatagaattttattattttttatttttgttgtatATTTGCAGTTTTCACGACAAAATAACGAAGTtatattctttctttttccaattGGACAAAAATTATTGCTCATACGACGGATTGATAAGAGCAGAGTTGTGACGTCACCTTGGCTGATTGTAAAACATGTTTATACATAAAAcactgaaattcaattgcctataaaattgttaattcTTGCTTttaagaaaatagaataaaaacgCCATAAACATTTCAAGTCACTGTACCAAATGTACCTACTTACGAacattcgaaatgaaaatgtgggaaaaaagttggatCGAATGCTATTAAGCACTTTCAAGAACGAAGTAGGTATTGTAACGAATTTCTTAGAACTATATTAGtttctataaaaataataatatttgcaatTGCAAACGGGATAATtgtcggataaaaaaaattttgttaaacgttgaatttgtaatgaaaattcaatattttgaacgattaataataaataaatgtaatgTTTATCTTTAGAAGCGTCGTATGCTGAAGATATGTTTTAATTATGATTATGTTGAACCGTCAGTATTCCTCTTATATTgtcagttttcaaaatttataattgcgaatttataaatttcccAACAGGGTTCGAAGGAATAAGAAGAACAAACGccgtgataaaataatttataatataatactttCTAATtttaaggtaagtgtaccgCTTATTGACCTTTTTCGGTTGTATCTGTTTGAACCTTAGTTttgaaattaccaaaaaataaatttgtagtaTCCAACCCTCTAGCAATTGGTTCTAGTCATcaagaaattcacaatttgtaccgtcaatttattattttggaaaataaaagcgtcaataattgggtctaAACGTGTCAATCACCGTTACACTTATCTCAAATCGTCACTCGCTAATTTATGTGTTTACTCTTCGACAGATACCTCTCGACGCCCTGCTCGGCACGATGTAGCGTAACTTCATTCATCGCATTACGCTTGAGCgctgtatgtatgtatgtgacTACCGCGTTCAAATTCTTACAGTACCGACACTTAGATTCTGACAAGTTCGATATCCCTAGAAATTTTACTATCAACGGTGTTGGATGAGCACCGGTTGGACTGCCTACCACGGGCCTCAGGCTCACCACACTATAATTCATAGTTCAGTGCTCAGGCCGAGCagcaaataaaaaagaagttCATACGGTGCTTGTCCAGCACCGTGGGTCGTAAATTTTCTAGGGATATAGAACGTGTCAGAATCAATCTAAGTATCtgtaaatgaaacgaaaaaggCTGAACCCTTCGGGAAATGAGATTAGTTTCGAACGAATCTGTCCCAGTTCtcgaaatgtaaaaaaaaaacgaagaaattggaagaaaaaaaaccagttATCTTTCAGAAATAGCTTGCTCAGCGTTACGATGCGGTATTTCTGAGAGTGAGACTTCATTTCCACGGTCATGCTGCAATATCTTGATTACTCATGTCTGGTAAAAGTACATAACAAGGCTCGTTTCAGTTCAGTAAGCGGTACACTGGCACGGTAATAGCATATCATTTAACCACGCGTAGAACAACTAGGTTACTTGCACCAACAATTGTTATTCTTATTCATTCACGAATTGGTGTCGTTCGtcgaaatcattaaaaatgatCGGTGCCCTTGGGCCTGCGGAGTCGCTGTGCGCTGTCGCGATTATCTTGACTGGTATCTGGTACTACCTTGTGGCAAACTACAGTTTTTGGAAGGAGCGTGGAATTTTAGGACCAGAACCTGGGCTGATATTTGGAAACATGAAGGACGTCTTGCTCGTAAGAGAGAACTTTGGAGTGCAGTTGAAGAAGATATGCGATCAGTTCCCTGGTGCTCCTTTGATAGGCGTATACGATCGTCGCACGCCCGTGCTGATCGTGCGTGACCCTGAACTCATCAAGGACGTGATGATCAAAGACTTTTCGACGTTCTCGGAGAGAGGTTTGCCTGTTCACGACAAGGTCGAACCACTAAGTACGCATCTATTCAATTTGGAAACAACGAGGTGGCGACCACTTCGTTCTAAGCTATCGCCGGCGTTCACCTCGgggaaaatgaagaatatgTTCTACCTGATATTGGAATGTGCCGATTACTTTGAAGAGTACTTAAACAATATCGTGGAAAAGGGTGAGCCCATCGACTGCCGCGAAATAACTGCCAAGTACACCACCGACGTGATCGGTAGCTGCGCTTTTGGCCTGCAGATGAACGCGCTCGCTGACGAAGACAGTGAATTCAGAAAAAtggggagaaaatttttcaagatggATCGGAAAAGAAGAGTTCTCGGCTTGTTGCGATCGTCGTCCCCTTGGCTTTACGAGTTACTCGGAATATCGGCTATGGGAGATgatattacgaatttttttttgtcgtcgGTGAAGGAAACGATCGATcaccgaatgaaaaataacgttcGTAGAGCCGATCTTATTGAGATGCtgatggaaataaaaaatcatccgGAAAAATCAGATTTCGGTAAGAGTATATGAATCTTACGTTGGCGATTATCAATACTTTTCGAGTAGAGATTCTGGTACATACGTCACGTTTCGGTACTCTGTTCTTGTATGATAATATTTAAAGTCACGTTGACAAAGATTGTGCCCGTACCGTGTTTGTACGGCTTTGCCAAAGCTTTCATTGCATGCAACTTACTAATCGTGAAACACTTTGCATCATTCTTTAATACTCACGATGAGTCGACACGTTCACGGAGAAAAATTACTGCTGGGTTTACTACCTTGCCGGAAAAATGAGGGAATGGCGCAGTTTTCTGTcgaaattattgcaaaaattgtCCAAGTTACGAGTCCAATTTATCACGGAGAAAAGTTGTAGTTACAAGAATTGTAGTGAAGTCGACAACAAAAGTGCGCCAGTCTTCAATGTAGTAAATgctacgataatttttttccatgcaTTCTTTCGTTGGCAATCTTATATGCTAGAACAATATGACGCCTTCCCTGCGCGACGGACAATTCTTGATCCTGCTGATATTAGCGTACGATACACTTCGGCGTTTGCTGATTGCCGAGTGTTCCGCGATATCTATAAGCTCTTGACGAGATATCGGTGGTACTGAAAAGATATAAGTCTAGACAGAGCCGCTAATAGACGATATgcagataaaaatttaaacccTACCGATTTGATTGCAGAACTGACGGATGCTATAATCGCTGCTCAGgcctttgtatttttcattgctGGCTTCGAGACTTCGTCAACTACCATCAGCCACGCTTTAATGGAGCTCGCCCAAAACCACGACTTGCAGGAAAGACTGCGACGAGAGATAATCGAATCACTTGAAGCTAATAATGGGGATATTACCTACGATGGTGTGAAGAAGCTAAAGTATTTGGACATGGTTTTCCAAGGTGATGCTCAGAAGCCGTACAGATGCGAATTGCGAATACTGAATCAACTTCGAGGATGGATGAGatgtaattttctttctactGGTTTCAGAAACCCTGAGGCTCAGGCCACCGGTTCTCTTGCACATGCGAAAGGCAATGGCCGAGTATACTTTTAGAGGCACAAACCTCACGATTCCAAAAGGTCAAATGATATGGATCCCGACCTGGGAAATTCAACAGAATCCCGAATACTACCCAAAACCAACAGTATTCGATCCCGAACGGTTCACGGATGAGATGGTCAAAGCCAGGCACCCAATGACGTATCTACCTTTTGGCGACGGACCCAGAAACTGCATCGGTAACGTTTGTCGTTCCGAATTGAAATAACACTTGTTGCAATCGTCTTTGTTTTCGCGTTAgtattttaatataatattcaatgCTTGTTACAGGTGCACGATTCGGTACCTACCAAACGAAATTGGGCTTgatcaaaatattatcaaacttCAAAGTTGACATGTCCGATAAAACCAATATTCCATACGTGCCTAACCCAGCAGCTTTCCTGTTGGAACCCGTTGGCGGAGTTCACCTTAAATTCTCGAAAATTAAGTAATGGTCATAAAAATTACCCCCCGACCTAACCTTACAATATCAGTATTTATTCTAGTTTAGTTTTCTAAATCGATGCGATTACGTGAATATCTTTAGCAACTAGTAAGCTTTTTAATAAATTGTCGTAATTATATTTCTAAAGTtagaattctttttcatctaCACGAACTATCTTTATCTACTGCAAGTAGTATATTCGGTAAGTAGGTGGAATTTTGTACCTCAGGCTTTCACGACGCATGGGTTACGCCTCAAAGACGAAGAAACGTCCGCACCGATATCGGTTCGTTGTCTGAAAAAGTTTTAGAGTATTTCCTAGGCTCGTCCAAGTAGCGATCACATATTCCTAACTTTATTTCCGTTTCTGGCATTGTATTgcatatttacatacatacacctAGGTGTGAGAAATTGTTCTACATAATGCCCGATATTCTTTCGTCGTAACATCGACTTAGCAGTTCATGAATAATGACCCAGAAGGCACCAGAGTCAAACCGTCAAAACGATGGTTAATTAAAAGGGGTCTCGTAACCCGTTTATTGACTTCCAAAAGATGTTTTTCACGACTCGTCGACGTTAAAAAACGGGTCATGAGACATTC
Proteins encoded in this region:
- the LOC124296700 gene encoding cytochrome P450 6a2-like, producing the protein MVGAIGLVEVLCAVAVILTGVWYYLVSNYNFWKERGVPGPEPEIIFGNIKDIALGKEFFGLSLKKMCDPFPDAPLVGIYARSQPVLLVRDPDLVKDVMIKDFSNFSDRGIEIHEKFEPFDLNLFNLEPTRWRPLRSKLSPAFTSGKMKHMFTLMTECAEHFEMYVDTLVEKGKPIDCREITAKFTTDVIGSCAFGLQMNAIADDDSEFRKMGRKIFQANLRNRILGALRIAAPWLFKLLGIPKLSNDITGFFTTSLKQTMDHRMKNNIPRGDLVDILIDIKKNTGKSDFELSDALITAQAFVFFVAGFETSSTTISHALLELAQNHDIQERLRREIKQTLDENNGSITYDSVKQMKYLDMVFQETLRLRPPVTFHLRKAMSDYTFRGTKVTIPKGQRVWIPVWDIQQNPEYYPNPEVFDPERFTDEMVKARHPMTYIPFGDGPRNCIGARFGIYQTKLGLVKILRKFKVEVCDETRIPYKPDPKSLLLTPLGGTFLKFSKII
- the LOC124296697 gene encoding cytochrome P450 6A1-like yields the protein MIGALGPAESLCAVAIILTGIWYYLVANYSFWKERGILGPEPGLIFGNMKDVLLVRENFGVQLKKICDQFPGAPLIGVYDRRTPVLIVRDPELIKDVMIKDFSTFSERGLPVHDKVEPLSTHLFNLETTRWRPLRSKLSPAFTSGKMKNMFYLILECADYFEEYLNNIVEKGEPIDCREITAKYTTDVIGSCAFGLQMNALADEDSEFRKMGRKFFKMDRKRRVLGLLRSSSPWLYELLGISAMGDDITNFFLSSVKETIDHRMKNNVRRADLIEMLMEIKNHPEKSDFELTDAIIAAQAFVFFIAGFETSSTTISHALMELAQNHDLQERLRREIIESLEANNGDITYDGVKKLKYLDMVFQETLRLRPPVLLHMRKAMAEYTFRGTNLTIPKGQMIWIPTWEIQQNPEYYPKPTVFDPERFTDEMVKARHPMTYLPFGDGPRNCIGARFGTYQTKLGLIKILSNFKVDMSDKTNIPYVPNPAAFLLEPVGGVHLKFSKIK